Proteins encoded by one window of Triplophysa rosa linkage group LG19, Trosa_1v2, whole genome shotgun sequence:
- the barhl1b gene encoding barH-like homeobox 1b, which produces MEASTNGSSFGIDSLLSHRPGSPVIAKGDSLVGECRSPLEFSPRSDLESGCSSPPSPRRECGEDAAQRQGHPLGLGSHLQHGPMSAGSQPRTVTSSFLIRDILADCKPLAACAPYSSNGQPTQETGRLASKIADDFIEKIHSNSSSDSEYKVKEEGDREISSSRDSPHVRLKKPRKARTAFTDHQLAQLERSFERQKYLSVQDRMELAASLNLTDTQVKTWYQNRRTKWKRQTAVGLELLAEAGNYSALQRMFPSPYFYPQSLVSNLDPGAALYLYRGPSAPPPALQRPLVPRILLHGLQGPNEPPPLPPLSGVLPRPTPPR; this is translated from the exons ATGGAAGCGTCCACCAACGGGTCCAGTTTTGGAATCGACTCCCTGCTATCCCACAGGCCTGGAAGCCCAGTCATTGCGAAGGGGGACAGTTTGGTAGGGGAATGCCGCTCCCCGTTGGAGTTCAGCCCCAGGTCAGACTTAGAGAGCGGTTGTTCTTCTCCTCCGTCACCGAGGCGAGAGTGCGGTGAGGATGCGGCGCAGAGACAGGGTCACCCCCTCGGGCTTGGGTCCCATTTGCAGCACGGACCGATGTCCGCTGGATCGCAACCTCGGACTGTCACGTCATCCTTCTTAATAAGAGATATTTTGGCTGACTGTAAACCCTTAGCGGCTTGTGCCCCATATTCTAGTAATGGCCAACCTACACAAGAGACGGGGAGACTGGCATCCAAAATCGCAGACGACTTCATTGAAAAGATCCACAGTAACTCGTCGTCTGACAGTGAATACAAAG TGAAAGAGGAGGGGGACAGGGAGATCTCGAGCAGCAGAGACAGCCCGCATGTCCGTCTGAAGAAGCCACGGAAAGCGCGGACTGCATTCACTGACCATCAACTTGCTCAGCTAGAGCGCAGCTTTGAGCGTCAGAAGTACCTGAGTGTGCAGGACAGAATGGAGCTGGCAGCATCTCTCAATCTGACTGACACGCAGGTCAAAACCTGGTACCAAAACAGGAG GACAAAGTGGAAGAGGCAAACGGCGGTCGGACTTGAGCTATTGGCGGAGGCTGGAAATTATTCGGCCCTGCAAAGGATGTTCCCCTCGCCGTATTTCTACCCTCAAAGCCTGGTGTCGAATCTGGACCCTGGAGCAGCGCTTTACTTATACAGAGGTCCTTCTGCACCCCCGCCGGCGCTGCAGCGTCCTCTCGTTCCCAGGATTCTCCTGCACGGTCTACAGGGCCCCAACGAGCCGCCGCCTCTGCCCCCCCTCTCCGGTGTGCTACCCAGACCAACACCACCACGATGA